TCAACCAAGCAAAGGAGCACGAGATGAACCGGATCATTCTGTTACTGGTGGCGATGGCGGGTCCGGGCTTCGCGGCCAAAGCCGACGAGCCGAAGAGCGACAAGCAACAGGCCACGGCAAAGGCCCTGGAGACGTTCGCCGGCTCCTGGGAGATCGTGAAGGTGTCGCCCGAGGGCGCGGCGAAGGACGCCAAACGACTGGTGTTCAAGAAGGACGGCACTTACGCGGCGGTGGGTGAGGCCAACAAGGAGCTGTGGGGAGGCACCTTCGAGATCGATCCGACCGCAACCCCGAAGGTGTGGGACCACCGGTCGCACGACGGCAAGAAGAAGGGCACCGACGTGCTCGGAATCTACGAACTCGACGGCGACTCCCTCAAGGTGGCGTGCGTGGTCGGGCAGTGGAAGGGCAAGGAGTGGACGGGGAAGGCCCGCCCAAGGGGTTCGATCCGAAAGACGCGGACGTGGTGATCGAACTGAAGCGGGCGAAATGACGACACCAAACCGAATCAAGGAGACGAGCATGACAGCGCAACTACCCTCGACGGCAGCGGCCTTTCTCCGAACGGTCAACGAGCATGCCCCGGCCGGGTTCATCACCTTGTTCACCGAGGACGCGGTGGTGGACGACGCGGGGCGGGAGATCCGAGGTCGCGAGGCCATTCGGGAATGGGCGGCCCACGACATCTTCGCGGCGAACGTGACGTTCGAGGTGCACAACGTGAGCGGCACCGATGGCGACGCCACGATCACGACGAGGGTGGACGGCACGTTCGATCGCACGGGGCTACCCGACCCGCTCATCATGACGTTCCGCGTCGTGGGCGAGCGCGGGAAGGTCAGTGGTTTGACGTGTCGGTTGCCTGGGTGATAAGTGCCCGGAGGGCGAAAGCATCGCTCGTGCATTTATTTTTCCAACGGGCCGTGTGAACTGTGATCGATCGTGGATTTCTGGGAAGTGGGGGCGAGGACGGCTGTAGCGTGAAGCGGGGCCGACTCGTCTCGATCACCGGTCATTCTTGCTCAGAGGCAATCACATCGAGCATGAACTGGAAAAATGAGGACATCGGGCAGGCATAGATGACTCGCGCCACCTTGTTCCAGGAGGATTGAACGCCAACCAGATAGTACTTTGTCGAGCCGTCATCCTTCCGAACCAGCGCGATGACTGCTCCTCCGCTCATTCCCTTCGGGGATTTCGGTGTGCTGAAGGGAATCTCTGCGACGAAAAGAGGGTAGTCGGTTTTTGGAGCATTCTCAGGCGGAGCACAGGGGCGCACCCAAACCAGGATAGGGCGAATCCAACCATCCACTCTGTCGTCACCATTAGCCCCCTGTTTTTCCTCCTCGGGGAAGCCCACAACTCCGAAGGCGATGACTTCGCCCTCCGCTGGCTCGGCCCAGTCCGCAGGCCGGAAAGGCACCACTCCATTCGCCTTGATCGTGTTCACATAGAGGTCTCGAAGGGGCAGGAAGGCGAAGTCGAGCCCGCGTTTCCCATTGTCGATCGAGATCTTCGGCACGTCATCGTAGGAGATGATCGTCGGCAGGTGATCGCGCGCGCCATCTCCAAAGCAATCAACGATCCGGGCCTGAGTAACGCGAAGACGGCCGGCCTTCCGAAGTGTCTCGATCCCTTCGTCTTCATCGTCGAAGACGTGCCCGGCCGTCACAAACTGCCACTGACCTTTCATCTCGATGAAGAAGCCCGAGAACGAGGCGACGTGTTCTTCCCCAAGGTCATTCCCGTTGGGATCGAGCGCAACGTAGTTTACCACCAGGCATCCGAGATGCTGTCCGACGAGCTTCAAGAACCTGCCGCCCATCTCGATTAGCTGCTGTTCGTCCACGACTGTCCCCCGATCCGGTTTACACTTTCGTGCGCACTCTCGCGGCTCAAACCCTTCAGCCGCGATGTCGTGCCTCTCCCTTAAACACCTCTCGTCCGTGCCAGCCGAGATGCTCGGTGGACGGCCGCCAGTCCGGCCTCTGCGGTGGGCGGATTGACTTCCCGTGGTGAGCCATGAGCGATTCAGCAAACCCAACCGTGCCGTTCGCTCGGTCGGAGACCAACATCACCCCGTCCGCGACCGTGAATGCCCCCAGGTCGAACGTCTTGTGGTGCAGCACGCACAGGGCCAGTCCGTTGCTTTCCTCGTCCGGCCCGTTTGCTTGGTGCCAGCGGATGTGCGCCGCATCGAGGGCGATCGAGACCGAACCGAGCCGCACGTCGAACCCGCAGACGGCACACCGGTACTCGTAAGCCTTCAGCACGCGGTGCCGGAATCCCGGGTCACGCTTCCTCTTTTCGACAACGCTAGTCTCCAGCGTCAGCCCTACCGCGTCCAGCAAGTCATCGCGGTACGATTCGGGGAAGTGCTCTTCTAGAATCGCTGTGGCGATCTGCGACGCGAGCTTCGGATCGGCAGCGAGGGCCGCTTGAACGTCTGGCGTGAACCTTGCCCGCACATCCGGGCTGCGGAGTGCTGCGACGCGCGGAATGGTGTCGCCAGTCTTCAAGGGAAGGGGAGCAGGTGATTGAACAGTCCACACGCCGTCGTTCTGCAACCGCCAGAAGGGTTGCTCCGGGTGATCGGACCTGCGTTGCGGCCCAAATCGATGGAGCAGGTCGATGAGGGCTGGTTCCGCTTCGAGGAAGGTGACTTCGGGAAGCCCTCGCTGCCAGCGGCCGAGGGCGTAGAGGATCAGCAGCGGCTTGTGTGGGGCGCGCTGGTCGCCTTGCTTCCAGACGGAGATGGCGTTGAATCGGGTGAGGATGTCAGGGTTCACGGCTACCTTCTCTTTCGCTTTCCCTTCTTTGGTTTACTGTGTTGCTTGGGACCGCCCTGATTATGTGTTTGCCCGATCCCATGCGAGCCCATTGCCCCGGACATCCCCGTCTTTCGTTGGATGCTCTGGGCCGCTTTACCCCATACCGCCTTGGATGCGGCTATCTCTCTTGGAGTCCTTTCAACTTGGAGTATCTCATCGATCACCGGTGCACATTCACCACAGGCAGCCTTATCCCCTCCGAAAATCGCGTTCAAATTGCTTTGGATGATCGAAATCGCGCGTCGCCCATCCTTGCGGAGTCGAATTGCCTGCAGCAAGAGTTTCGCAACGCCTTGCTTCTGCTGCACGTCGGGGCCGTGCTTCCACACTAGCGGCAGCGACAGGATGCACATCCGAATCGCACCCTCGTGGATCAGCTCCGGCTGGCCTAGCCACTCGGCGACCTGTTTCAGGATCGGTGCATCAGGGTTCCACGACCCGTCGCGGCATGCAGCGATGACAACATCTGGTTCGAGCCTCGTGAAGAAGTACCTCCACGCAATCAAGAAGAGTGTGAATTCGGTCATCACCTCGTGAGGTGCGTACTGCCGGAATACGAGCTGTGACCAGACCCGCTTCGATATTCCAGTACGTTCTCTCCCCACCTCGGCAACAGCCAGATCGTCGGACCAAAGAACGGCACCCGTCGTCGCGGCTTCCGCCATTGCCTCGGCGGTAGGCTGGCCGAACAGGCGAATCAGCTCTTCCCGTTGCTCAGTCTGTAGGGAGGCGAGCTTTTCTCCCGTTCTCAGCGCAACGAGCGACCGAATCCGGTTCAGGAACGTGTCGAGCCGATCGAGCTGCTTTTGGCGTTCGGCAGGGTCGTCTTCCTGAAAGAGGTACTTGCCCTTGAACTTCCCCATGAAGCCGCGAGACGGGCTGGAGAATTTCTCCCGCAGCTCCTCGTATTCATCCAGCGCGCTCTCGCACAAAACGATTTTCCCGCCCAGTAGCTGGAGTTGTTCCCACTGGCGGCCGAAGAACAGCGTGGCGAGGGCAGAGGGATCGAGTACGAATTGCTCGGCTCCGGCCAGCGAAGCCTCGGCTCGTTGAAGCTCCAAGTCGTTACCGAGGCAGCACCGGATCGGAAGGGATCCCTCCGAAGCGATGTGGGAGAGTGACTCAAGCAGCCCGGAACCGGAGACCATCGCGAACGTCGTTCCCGAGATGGGGTTGGCACGGTAAAGCGCGTGCATCTCCTCCTTCTGCTTCTCCCTGTCGTCGAGTGCCTTCAGGATCAGCGAGATGTCCGGAGTGCCATCTGGGTTGGTCGGGAAGGTGTACTTGCGGACGAAGAACTTGTCCTCGCCAGGGAAACGCTCCTCCCATCCGTCGATGATCTCGAACTTCCGGTAGACGTATTTGCTGACGATCCCGATTATGGTTGCGGTCCGGGGCTGGAGCCGGTCACGCCGGAGGTGAAACTTACCATTTACGCTCTGCCCGAGAAGCTCCTCGGCCCAGACGTGGCTCGGAGGATACTCCCCTCGCTCCTGTTTGGGGTCAGCGGCGTCCTCAACGATCAGCCACTGCTCCTCGCCGGTGTCGTCCGCCTTGTACTTGACCGCGCTGCCCGGTATGACGACCGGGTGATCGGGGAAGTGGTATCCATCATCACCGATGCCGATGATCCCGACATATGCCCCGCGAGCGAAATGGTCGTCGAAATTCCGGCGAACCAGTTCGTAGGCGTACTCAACTCCCCGTTCCGGATTTGGCCCGTTTAGCAGGACGTGGGCCGCACCAGCGCCGATCTTCACCGGAGACAATTCGACCGGCGGCAGTTTCGCGGGATCGCTTTCGATCAGTTCGGGCTTCTTGAGCCGAATCCCGAGCAGGGACAGCCGCAACCGAAACACCTTCGCCAGCTCACCGTCAGGACTCGCCACGAGGTAGTTGCTCATGACCTCGATGGCTCGGTCGAATATCCGGTACTTCTCGAGCGTTACCACCTCCAGTTCCAGGGTGAACGGTGACATCGCTCCTGCACCCCGAAGCTGCTTGCAGAACGACATGATGAACGTGTCGTCGCCAACCGCCCTAGCTAGCTCGAGGGCCATGCACACGAAATCGTCCACATGGTCGGGCTTCAGAATCGCCTTCCACTGCTTCAACGCCTCCTGTTTCTCGCCGACAAAACTGAGCGACTCGGCGACACGCATCCGATCAGTTACAGATGAGCTGGATTGCAGCAGCTCGGTTGCGCGGATCGCGCACTTCCGTGCTTCTTCCTTCCGGCCGGAGCGTATCAGTGCCTTGGCGCGGATCGCGTTCATCACCGCGGGCTGGAGGAATGATTGGCCGAGCCCGTCAAGGAATGCGATCGCCTGCTCAGATTCCTTCAGCCCGCCCAACAGGTGAGTGAGAAGCGCCACCATCTCCGTGCGGATATCGGCCTCGGGTTCCTCCGCGATAGTCTCACGGAGCACAGCGATTGCCTTCTCGACATCTCCCTTGCCTTTCCTGTCGCTCAGCAGGCCGCAGAGCAGCAGGCGGTTCCGGTGGTCCTTCTTGACCTTGTCGGCCTGAACCAGAGTTTCGATAGCTGCGTCGGTACGGTCGTGCCTCTCAAGGAACAGGACGAACCGGCGAACCACGTCCGGCTCTTCTTTGTCGGAATCGAAGGCGGTGCGGAAATCGGTCTCCGCGGCTTCCGTCTTCCCCAGCAGGTCATACGCCTCTGCCCGGTTGTAACGGAGTCTCGCCTCATCCAAGTGACCTCGGCGTTTCGCAAGCCCCGCTGTCAGGTTGTCAATCGCGAGAGCGACCCTTGTCGGATTCACCGGCCTGCCGGCGTGCTTCGCACGACCTTCTTCCTGCACAATGACGACGGCCTGCTGTTCTTTCACCTCGACTGAGTCAGGGTCGCGTTTCAGCGAGGCCTCCACGAACCGATTCGCAGCGGCCAAGTCGCCGACGGAAAGCGCCTTCCAACCCAGCGCGTGCAAGATGTCCAACTCTTCAGAAAGCGCGGGCGGAACGACCGCTTCCAACTCCTTTAGCGTGACGTCAGGTGGGGAGCTGCGGACGCGGATCGCTATCGCGATCGAACAGTTCGGGTGCTCCTTGAGAATCTCCCCGGCGAGTTCGTATGCCTTCGGCTTGTCATCGAGGTGGAAATACGCAATCGCCTCGAAGGACCGCGCCTTCTCATCCAGTGGCTGGTGCTTTTTGGCTTCCAAGTAGTGCTGAGCGGCTTTCCTGAACTCTCCTTTTCTCTCCAGCGCGTGACCGATGTTCGCCTCGACGCGATACCTCTCCCTTGGCGTCAGGCCATCCCACCGCTTCCGGCGCAAGTCTTCGAGGATGTGGATCGCAACGTCCAGATCTCCAGCGTTCATCCGGCCGCAGGCTGCGTCAATTTCTGCGTGCGCGTCGCCGGCCGCGGTCTGAACCGAACGTGCTGCTTCAATGCTACCGCCGTGGAGTAACTCGTTCTCGTCAGGATCAGGAGATTCGTGAGATGAGTCCGCGCTCTTTAGCTTTTCGACGAGCGCCTCGACCAGTCGCATGTGCTCTTCGGCCATGTCCTTGGTGAACGTGGCGTCGAATTTGTGTGCCGCCATGTTCCGAAGATGCAACACCTTCTTGGTGAGGTCGGCCTCCGTTGGGGCCAGGATACCCTTCTCACGCAGGATCGCGAGATACTGTGATGCGGGGAGAGCGGATTTCGCGAACTCTTTGGACGTGACGAGACGTTCCATCTCCCGTTCAAGGAGACTCGATGAGTAGACGATCGCGGTCGCCGGGTCGATTTCGAGGATCTTCTGCGCACGTTGTGCCAGGTCAGGCGGAGTGTCCGGCGGAGTACCCGGGTCGCGCGGCGGGATCTTTAACACACCGAACAGGTCTTCAACTGCCCGTCGCCAGTAATCGGCCTTCACGATTGCTTCGCGGAGGGCTGCCGTCTCTCGAAACGCCTGCTCCCGATCGGTTAAGATTTCACGAATCGCTTGTGCCCACCGCTCCGCATCCTTCTTTTCTCCTTCACCTACATCGACAACGAACCTCCTTGCGAATCTGAGTGCGGGGTCCGCGTCGACCAATTCCAAGAGAAGTTCGCCGAGACCGCTGCGCTGGCTGACCAAGATCGGCACGCCCATCGCCAGCGCCTCAATCCCGACCAACCCGAACCCTTCCATTTGGGACGGCATCAGCACGACCGATGAGCGGGCTATGTCCTCGCGGACGTGCTCCTCCCGGTGGGTGTATTCGCGAATCGTGCACGGAATCACAGATTTGGCGTGCTTCCGAACGTGCTCGCGAAGTTCCTTCGAGGTGCCGGTCTGGGCACCCCGTAACACAAGCGTCACCTCACGCTGTCCACGGAAGTGTCCGTCCTTGTTAATTCTGCCGAGCGCGGCGCAGGCCAAGTTCACGCCCTTCAATTCCGCATCTTCTAGCCGCCCCATCAGGAGGCACCAGTTCGCCGCAGGTATGGCACCTACGGGCGTGAGTTCTGGTAGTCCGGGCGTCAGGCGGTGAACGCCAACGCCGCTTTGGGCACCGCCGATGTAGGTACTCCACTGCCGGTGAAGTCGTGGCCCGACGGCAACAGTCAGGCTCGCGGAAATCGACAGCGCCGTCTCGACTTCCTGCTTGCGGCGGGCACGCTGAGCGGGATCTTCACCCTCTCGATCCTTGAATGGTTCGATCTCGTCCGGAAGGGTGTGCAGGACGTGAATGCGTCGGGCACTCGGGTGGTACTGACGGACTCGGGCGGCGGCAATTGCTCCAGTGATATGTCCATGCCCGATCACGATGTCGGGCTGTCCCCCCAAATCGACATGCAAGCAAAGCAGCGCGTCGTCTGGAAGCCCGTGAATCGGTTCAGGGCAACGAAGCTTGACCCCCACTCTTTTGGCGTCAGAGTGTTCTGCCTCGTTCGCGCGGGGGATCAGGCAGGTCACGTCGTGGCCAGCGGATGCTAGCGCGGCGCAGAACGATCTGTTAAACGTCGATAGGCCGCCGTGGTACGAAAACCATTCGGAGGCGATGGATAAGATGCGATGTCCCATGCCGACCTTCGGTCGTTGAGCTGCGGTTCAAGCGGGGATTGATCGCTAGCTGCTCTGTTCTCATCATTTTAGCACCTGCCAGAAGGCCGTCTACTCGCCCTCTACCGATGGTTTCAGTAGCTCGCGTCCAGATTCTGGCTCGTTCCCCAATTCACTTTGTTTTCCCGTCTTCCTTTTCGACGTCCCGAATGATCGAAGACATCGTCATCCCGAGCGCGCCGGCCAGTTTCTCGACCACTAGAAGCGTGGGCACCTGCTTTCCGCGCTCCAGTAACCCGACGTAGTTCCGGTGCAACTCGGCGCGGGCCGCGAGCGCTTCCTGCGATACCCCGGCTGCCTCCCGGTACCGACGTAGCACAGCCCCGAACCTCTTCGCGATCGGCTCCACTTCTGCTCCCACTCCACGAAAGCAGTTAGTGCAACCGATAGTGTGTATCTTGGTCTACACACGATAAATTTGCACACTAAAATTTAGAACATGATAATGTTCATATAAAGCCCTCTGCGGCGCGCCTTAGGTCCGAACGGGCTGAGGTGCAGTTCTCCACGACTCGATCCCGCAGGAGCATGCTCACGATGCCCGTCGTCATCTGCCCGCGCTGTTCCAACTCCGTTACCCTCCCAGACCCGTGGACCGCGCTTGGGTACACGTGCCCGCACTGCCACAATAGCGTCCGCCTGTCACCTCCGAGACTTGCGCAGGCTCGCCCTCGGCGCGAACGGCCCCCAAAGCCACAGGACACGGCCCTCGCGAGTCGGCCGACTCGCGGCCCGTTCGCGCGCATGACGACGGTCGAGGGGCTCGTGGCCGTTACCGTGGTGGTGCTGATTGCGATTAGTGGGATCTTGCTGTCACGCGCCGGGGTCGGCCGGATGCTTAATCTGCGACAACAAGAAGCGTCACAAAGCTCAGGTTCCGCAGACGCGAGGGTGCCTCCCGAATCCCCGGCCCGGTTGGGCGATATCCAAGTCCGGATCACGAAAGTTACCGTCGGCAAAATCCCGGTCAAAGCCCTCGGGATGAACGCGGTGTCCGAAGACGTGCTGTTGGCGGTTACCTTGGAGTTAATGAACGTTAACCCGACCAAGAAAATGGAGTACCAGTCTTGGTCGGGAACGGGCTCCTTTATCGACAGGGGTGACGTCACCCTCACGGACGACTTTGGGAACCGGTATAATCGCATCACGTTCGGACTTGGTACGCAACCGGTCGGAGCGCTCAAGCGGACTGAGTCGATTTACCCGAATGCGGTGCTGAATGACGTAGTCGTGTTTGAAGTGCCAATCGCTCAAGCAACGCACTTGAGCCTGGAACTGCCCGCGCAAAACTTCGGCGACAAGGGCTCGCTACGGTTTCGGATTCCGATGGATTTCGTAACCCGAGTTCAAAAATAACCCGAGAGCGCCGAATCGGTGAAAGTCGTAACGGGGGCTGATCTTAAAGAATTCAAGAAGCTATGATCTCTGTACTCTCGGGCAATAAACTGCCCGGTTGTCAACGGGATGATGCGCTCGCCGTTCACGACCGCCATCGACCCCAGTCTTGGATTACCGGTACCGGCACTGGGGCTCGGTGTTCAATGCGTACACGGGTACCCCGTTCCAGAAGACGTACCGCTCGCCCGTTCACCTGGTGCTGATCCTGCGCGCCATCAGCCAAGGTACCCCGACAGCTCAACTCACGGACTCGGGCGCGATCGCAAGCACATACCCACGCTCCGGCACCGACTGCAGGGGCGGGCGGTGGAACTTGAAGGTGCCGTCTCTCGGGACCAAGTTCGTCACCTTCAAGTTCTCCGAAATGTCGGGCCATTGAGCAGTGAAAGCCGTTACTCGGATTGATACAGTTGGCTGCTTAGAGGAACCCGCGATTCGATTCGGCGCGGGATTAATCTGAGTTCGACGCTCACTCATGCGTAGAGTGCACCTTCCCCCAGGAAACGGTTACATGCCAATGCCTACCAAGTCACCACTGCCTTTTAGAGATTCGTCCGATTCCGCGGACATCTTTGCCCTTCAAGAAGCAGCTGGGGGGAAGATGGCGTACTACGCAAGCAACTTGTGTTTGGAGAATGAGATAGAAGCCGAAGCACTACTGAGCGCGTTTACGACAGCTGAAGCCGACCCACAAGAAGGCGAGATCGTAGTTGACTTTGAGATTATC
This region of Gemmata massiliana genomic DNA includes:
- a CDS encoding TIGR03067 domain-containing protein; its protein translation is MNRIILLLVAMAGPGFAAKADEPKSDKQQATAKALETFAGSWEIVKVSPEGAAKDAKRLVFKKDGTYAAVGEANKELWGGTFEIDPTATPKVWDHRSHDGKKKGTDVLGIYELDGDSLKVACVVGQWKGKEWTGKARPRGSIRKTRTW
- a CDS encoding nuclear transport factor 2 family protein, encoding MTAQLPSTAAAFLRTVNEHAPAGFITLFTEDAVVDDAGREIRGREAIREWAAHDIFAANVTFEVHNVSGTDGDATITTRVDGTFDRTGLPDPLIMTFRVVGERGKVSGLTCRLPG
- a CDS encoding serine protease family protein, which codes for MDEQQLIEMGGRFLKLVGQHLGCLVVNYVALDPNGNDLGEEHVASFSGFFIEMKGQWQFVTAGHVFDDEDEGIETLRKAGRLRVTQARIVDCFGDGARDHLPTIISYDDVPKISIDNGKRGLDFAFLPLRDLYVNTIKANGVVPFRPADWAEPAEGEVIAFGVVGFPEEEKQGANGDDRVDGWIRPILVWVRPCAPPENAPKTDYPLFVAEIPFSTPKSPKGMSGGAVIALVRKDDGSTKYYLVGVQSSWNKVARVIYACPMSSFFQFMLDVIASEQE
- a CDS encoding phosphorothioated DNA-binding restriction endonuclease; translated protein: MNPDILTRFNAISVWKQGDQRAPHKPLLILYALGRWQRGLPEVTFLEAEPALIDLLHRFGPQRRSDHPEQPFWRLQNDGVWTVQSPAPLPLKTGDTIPRVAALRSPDVRARFTPDVQAALAADPKLASQIATAILEEHFPESYRDDLLDAVGLTLETSVVEKRKRDPGFRHRVLKAYEYRCAVCGFDVRLGSVSIALDAAHIRWHQANGPDEESNGLALCVLHHKTFDLGAFTVADGVMLVSDRANGTVGFAESLMAHHGKSIRPPQRPDWRPSTEHLGWHGREVFKGEARHRG
- a CDS encoding PIN domain-containing protein, which encodes MGHRILSIASEWFSYHGGLSTFNRSFCAALASAGHDVTCLIPRANEAEHSDAKRVGVKLRCPEPIHGLPDDALLCLHVDLGGQPDIVIGHGHITGAIAAARVRQYHPSARRIHVLHTLPDEIEPFKDREGEDPAQRARRKQEVETALSISASLTVAVGPRLHRQWSTYIGGAQSGVGVHRLTPGLPELTPVGAIPAANWCLLMGRLEDAELKGVNLACAALGRINKDGHFRGQREVTLVLRGAQTGTSKELREHVRKHAKSVIPCTIREYTHREEHVREDIARSSVVLMPSQMEGFGLVGIEALAMGVPILVSQRSGLGELLLELVDADPALRFARRFVVDVGEGEKKDAERWAQAIREILTDREQAFRETAALREAIVKADYWRRAVEDLFGVLKIPPRDPGTPPDTPPDLAQRAQKILEIDPATAIVYSSSLLEREMERLVTSKEFAKSALPASQYLAILREKGILAPTEADLTKKVLHLRNMAAHKFDATFTKDMAEEHMRLVEALVEKLKSADSSHESPDPDENELLHGGSIEAARSVQTAAGDAHAEIDAACGRMNAGDLDVAIHILEDLRRKRWDGLTPRERYRVEANIGHALERKGEFRKAAQHYLEAKKHQPLDEKARSFEAIAYFHLDDKPKAYELAGEILKEHPNCSIAIAIRVRSSPPDVTLKELEAVVPPALSEELDILHALGWKALSVGDLAAANRFVEASLKRDPDSVEVKEQQAVVIVQEEGRAKHAGRPVNPTRVALAIDNLTAGLAKRRGHLDEARLRYNRAEAYDLLGKTEAAETDFRTAFDSDKEEPDVVRRFVLFLERHDRTDAAIETLVQADKVKKDHRNRLLLCGLLSDRKGKGDVEKAIAVLRETIAEEPEADIRTEMVALLTHLLGGLKESEQAIAFLDGLGQSFLQPAVMNAIRAKALIRSGRKEEARKCAIRATELLQSSSSVTDRMRVAESLSFVGEKQEALKQWKAILKPDHVDDFVCMALELARAVGDDTFIMSFCKQLRGAGAMSPFTLELEVVTLEKYRIFDRAIEVMSNYLVASPDGELAKVFRLRLSLLGIRLKKPELIESDPAKLPPVELSPVKIGAGAAHVLLNGPNPERGVEYAYELVRRNFDDHFARGAYVGIIGIGDDGYHFPDHPVVIPGSAVKYKADDTGEEQWLIVEDAADPKQERGEYPPSHVWAEELLGQSVNGKFHLRRDRLQPRTATIIGIVSKYVYRKFEIIDGWEERFPGEDKFFVRKYTFPTNPDGTPDISLILKALDDREKQKEEMHALYRANPISGTTFAMVSGSGLLESLSHIASEGSLPIRCCLGNDLELQRAEASLAGAEQFVLDPSALATLFFGRQWEQLQLLGGKIVLCESALDEYEELREKFSSPSRGFMGKFKGKYLFQEDDPAERQKQLDRLDTFLNRIRSLVALRTGEKLASLQTEQREELIRLFGQPTAEAMAEAATTGAVLWSDDLAVAEVGRERTGISKRVWSQLVFRQYAPHEVMTEFTLFLIAWRYFFTRLEPDVVIAACRDGSWNPDAPILKQVAEWLGQPELIHEGAIRMCILSLPLVWKHGPDVQQKQGVAKLLLQAIRLRKDGRRAISIIQSNLNAIFGGDKAACGECAPVIDEILQVERTPREIAASKAVWGKAAQSIQRKTGMSGAMGSHGIGQTHNQGGPKQHSKPKKGKRKRR
- a CDS encoding helix-turn-helix domain-containing protein, translated to MLRRYREAAGVSQEALAARAELHRNYVGLLERGKQVPTLLVVEKLAGALGMTMSSIIRDVEKEDGKTK